From Archaeoglobus sulfaticallidus PM70-1:
CTCTCTCAATCATGTCGTTCATGATTCTGACAACCACAATTCCAGAACTGTTCTCCACATTTAAAAGGCTGAGACTGCCGGGGTTTATTGTTGAAATGTGTCTTCTCGTCTACCGAGTAATACAGATTCTGCTCGACGAGGCTGCAAAGCTCGATATGTCTGCCTCTTCACGGCTTGGATATGCTAGCAAGAAGGTCTTCGTAAACACGACTGCCCTGCTGTCATACTCCCTGTTCCTGAGGTCGCTTAAGAGGTCTGAAAAGCTGGACAGAGCGATGGATGCGAGATGCTACAGTGGAGAGATGCCGGTTCTGGATAAGAGGAGCCGTGGGTATAAGCATGCCATTACGATCACAGTTATGCTTATCTCGATGTGGTGGTTCCTGTGATCGAAACAAGGGATCTGTGGTTTAGTTATGGTAGCAGAGAGGTTTTGAAGGGTGTGAACTTCAGGGCGAATAAGGGCGAGGTGACGATACTGCTTGGCAGGAATGGTGCTGGGAAGACAACTTTGCTCATGCACCTGAACGGTTTGCTGAAACCATCCAGAGGAGAGGTTTGGATTGATGGTGTAAGGGTTAAATACGACAGAAAGAGCCTGATAGAGGTTCGAAAAAAGGTTGGCTTCGTTTTCCAGAATCCCGATGATCAGATTATTGCCCCAACGGTGTGGCAGGATGTCGTTTTCGGGCCCAAGAATATCGGGATGGGTTACGAGTTTGCTGAGGAAGCTATAAAAAGTCTTGGGCTGAAAGGTTATGAAGAGAGGCTCTGCAACTCCCTGAGCGGTGGAGAAAAAAGGAGAGTTGCGATAGCAGGAGTTCTTGCGATGAATCCTGACTACATAATTATGGATGAACCAACCGCAGGCCTTGATGGCTTCGGGCTGAAAAACATGATCGAGATAATCGAGAATTTGAGAGATAGCGGAAAAACATTCGTTATCTCCACTCATGATCTAGATTTCGCAAGAGAGGTTGGTGAGAGATTTGTTTACATGGACAATGGAGAGATAGTACACGAAAGCGACAGGGTCGATCTGAGATTCGCCAACAGATGCGGGCTGAGGATAGGTAACGCCAGAGGCAGGCTTATCGTCATACCACACAATGCAGAGATCCCGGATGTGGATGCAGATTTCATCGCAGCGATGGGTACAAAGGCAAAGAAGAGGGCCTCTGTGGAAAAGCTGGAAGTCGACATCACAAATGCCGTTCTCGAGAGATCAATTTTAAGGGCCATTGAGGG
This genomic window contains:
- the cbiQ gene encoding cobalt ECF transporter T component CbiQ, encoding MRETLEHIQLSSRKVLDGSLKIHFCLLLLLFVVTSGKVSVYLAAFAIFSCLSLYAAGWYYIRILKVPVYFLISGIIIILLFIPGKTAYQLYFLKISEEGIDTAINTTLRALASLSIMSFMILTTTIPELFSTFKRLRLPGFIVEMCLLVYRVIQILLDEAAKLDMSASSRLGYASKKVFVNTTALLSYSLFLRSLKRSEKLDRAMDARCYSGEMPVLDKRSRGYKHAITITVMLISMWWFL
- a CDS encoding energy-coupling factor ABC transporter ATP-binding protein, translated to MIETRDLWFSYGSREVLKGVNFRANKGEVTILLGRNGAGKTTLLMHLNGLLKPSRGEVWIDGVRVKYDRKSLIEVRKKVGFVFQNPDDQIIAPTVWQDVVFGPKNIGMGYEFAEEAIKSLGLKGYEERLCNSLSGGEKRRVAIAGVLAMNPDYIIMDEPTAGLDGFGLKNMIEIIENLRDSGKTFVISTHDLDFAREVGERFVYMDNGEIVHESDRVDLRFANRCGLRIGNARGRLIVIPHNAEIPDVDADFIAAMGTKAKKRASVEKLEVDITNAVLERSILRAIEGHTVMLICSTEMLNVVEREAEKFPVFLEILDGFDHLAAVNTDSIFDSTIKTKRR